Proteins co-encoded in one Capnocytophaga ochracea DSM 7271 genomic window:
- a CDS encoding aspartate carbamoyltransferase catalytic subunit produces MSALSVNHLLGIKYITEKDIQLIFETADHFKEVINRPIKKVPSLRDITIANLFFENSTRTRLSFELAEKRLSADVINFSASQSSVAKGETLVDTVNNILSMKVDMVVMRHPNPGAGVFLSQHVKASIVNAGDGAHEHPTQALLDSYSIRERLGDVAGKKVVIVGDILHSRVALSNIFALHKQGAEVMLCAPQTLIPKYIHKLNVKVESNLRKALNWCDVANMLRIQNERLDISYFPSTREYVQQYGLTKELLDSLDKEIVIMHPGPINRGVEITSEVADSSQSIILQQVENGVAIRMAVIYLLASKI; encoded by the coding sequence ATGAGTGCATTGAGCGTTAATCACCTGTTGGGCATTAAGTATATCACCGAAAAGGATATACAGTTGATATTTGAAACAGCAGACCACTTCAAGGAGGTTATTAACCGTCCTATTAAAAAAGTGCCTTCGTTGCGCGATATTACTATTGCCAATCTCTTCTTCGAGAATAGTACGCGCACTCGTCTTTCCTTTGAATTGGCAGAAAAACGTCTTTCTGCCGATGTGATTAACTTTTCGGCTTCTCAATCATCGGTAGCCAAAGGGGAAACCTTAGTAGATACCGTGAACAATATTCTCTCGATGAAAGTGGATATGGTAGTGATGCGTCACCCGAACCCTGGTGCGGGAGTCTTCCTCTCACAACACGTGAAAGCCTCAATTGTAAACGCTGGCGATGGAGCTCACGAACACCCTACACAAGCACTTTTAGACTCATATTCTATACGCGAACGTTTAGGAGATGTAGCAGGTAAAAAAGTAGTGATAGTGGGAGACATACTACACTCGCGCGTGGCACTTTCGAACATCTTTGCACTCCACAAACAAGGAGCTGAAGTGATGCTATGTGCGCCTCAAACGCTTATTCCTAAATACATTCATAAATTGAACGTGAAGGTAGAAAGCAATTTGCGCAAGGCTTTGAACTGGTGTGATGTGGCTAATATGTTGCGTATCCAAAATGAGCGACTCGACATCAGTTATTTTCCTTCTACTCGCGAATATGTACAACAATACGGACTCACCAAAGAGCTGTTGGATAGCCTTGACAAAGAAATAGTGATTATGCACCCAGGACCTATCAACCGAGGGGTAGAAATTACCAGCGAAGTAGCTGATAGCTCCCAATCGATTATCTTACAACAAGTAGAAAATGGGGTAGCCATACGAATGGCAGTGATTTATTTGTTGGCGAGCAAGATTTAA
- a CDS encoding T9SS type B sorting domain-containing protein: MKNITKILLAIAFFLISFEGIEAQVQSCNSMPEPVAYTRVGTPTEKRVEETAVVRGITVTRILETRGWSIDKIMYSNQETIPGDTQSDETYCGKSRKNTFGDKKYPFMDSNKVSKITYKFSKPVIDVEVFLAAFGYSGTRKSGGWQSYPHIDVVKITTNKGTATLHARSTCGENNLLTVSGNEISSIDHKTTDAKIGITSTEPFTELVLQVIEKQRQTGGYGFFVEICLASIIADASCDTMPNAQFGREQNATATMGGVKVTRSYTGKGNFSNAGEPRSSIYCQSSYSGDLPWVLNSNNNIKTLTYTFEEPVTEAELWFVGMGGGNGISAYDRAKVSVDCGDITLREAFRCNGNDVNVTNPSANSRLISVKNPTKVTDIAYKVTSSKPFTKITIEDSSDAQAAGYLVEMCPTSVKKANIITVNTALTEQTVCDNTGNAPSYLAKATITPAYAGGTLNYELQAKKKGSTTWETITTNNSVTNDLTYQPSVLKALAYNEATVRIKYTYSNSAKFCGALTKYSNEVKLNVNASTTITTQPATSVAYCKDATPTALSVTATGQGTLSYQWYSNTTNNNTGGSLITGANVATYTPPTTTAGSTYYYVAVTGTCGTVTSTVARVQVLTASDIITINTPNYNNINGICNTNSTISAQATIAPDYSNKIKNLGGGNFFAYQLEYRKTPTSPWENYYDQVYSNNANARIRTFSINPNNTPSGATFRVRYTADIVGLCDNLTVYSNEFTYTKQAVTTITTQPVTPTTPICKDATATALNVVATGEGTLAYQWYSNTTNNNTGGSLITGANVATYTPPTTATGTTYYYAVVTGSCGVATSTVAKVDVLTVALPTLITGSKTLCPTATSNVVSFANYVTAPTDTTLLWYTAPTATVSSTTAPVINTHVTTRTTQTAYVRALSTAGCTSGIVTVTLIVDDTTAPTFTAPTPLNIVCNSTTATTAISNWLGTATATDTCGAIATITNNYNTPADLCTVPGGIITVTFVAKDTFGNTKTGTSTIHLGVTPLVVKDDTFNIPDGLTTQTTISVLDNDSLGGTKPTAGTGGTVTITNVVPATPINGGNVPVLNPENGVVTIPANTPAGTYTITYKECEALNPNSNCQTATAVIKVGTPTITVVPDPMTVTPSTTTQTIPSILNNDKIGGTVTPTAGPGGNVTMTVTNPSNPGNKPTLDPNTGEVTIPGNTPAGTYTITYSYCEVLNPTNCTGTQTLVVTVGAATLTVQDDTFNIPDGLTTQTTISVLDNDSLGGTKPTAGTGGTVTITNVVPATPINGGNVPVLNPENGVVTIPANTPAGTYTITYKECEALNPNSNCQTATAVIKVGTPTITVVPDPMTVTPSTTTQTIPSILNNDKIGGTVTPTAGPGGNVTMTVTNPSNPGNKPTLDPNTGEVTIPGNTPAGNYTITYSYCEVLNPTNCTGTQTLVVTVGAATLTVQDDTFNIPDGLTTQTTISVLDNDSLGGTKPTAGTGGTVTITNVVPATPINGGNVPVLNPENGVVTIPANTPAGTYTITYKECEALNPNSNCQTATAVIKVGTPTITVVPDPMTVTPSTTTQTIPSILNNDKIGGTVTPTAGPGGNVTMTVTNPSNPGNKPTLDPNTGEVTIPGNTPAGNYTITYSYCEVLNPTNCTGTQTLVVTVGAATLTVQDDTFNIPDGLTTQTTISVLDNDSLGGTKPTAGTGGTVTITNVVPATPINGGNVPVLNPENGVVTIPANTPAGTYTITYKECEALNPNSNCQTATAVIKVGTPTITVVPDPMTVTPSTTTQTIPSILNNDKIGGTVTPTAGPGGNVTMTVTNPSNPGNKPTLDPNTGEVTIPGNTPAGNYTITYSYCEVLNPTNCTGTQTLVVTVGAATLTVQDDTFNIPDGLTTQTTISVLDNDSLGGTKPTAGTGGTVTITNVVPATPINGGNVPVLNPENGVVTIPANTPAGTYTITYKECEALNPNSNCQTATAVIKVGTPTITVVPDPMTVTPSTTTQTIPSILNNDKIGGTVTPTAGPGGNVTMTVTNPSNPGNKPTLDPNTGEVTIPGNTPAGTYTITYSYCEVLNPTNCTGTQTLVVTVGAATLTVQDDTFNIPDGLTTQTTISVLDNDSLGGTKPTAGNGGTVTITNVVPATPINGGNVPVLNPENGVVTIPANTPAGTYTITYKECEALNPNSNCQTATAVIKVGTPTITVVPDPMTVTPSTTTQTIPSILNNDKIGGTVTPTAGPGGNVTMTVTNPSNPGNKPTLDPNTGEVTIPGNTPAGTYTITYSYCEVLNPTNCTGTQTLVVTVVGTATPTPTPVAVDDRVSTALNTPVNIAVLANDTLNGATTPNVVTQPANGTVVVNADNTVEYRPHTGFVGTDTFVYEICNSAGCSSATVTVDIVNKLIPYNGMSVNGDGKNDHFHIGGIENYPNNVVRIYNRWGVKVFEVSGYDNVTRVFRGISDGRVTVEAADKLPQGTYYYVIEYYDQNNNKQSEVGWLYIKK, translated from the coding sequence ATGAAAAATATCACTAAAATTCTATTAGCTATAGCATTTTTCTTAATCTCTTTTGAGGGGATAGAAGCACAAGTGCAGTCTTGTAATTCTATGCCTGAGCCTGTTGCTTATACAAGAGTGGGTACGCCTACTGAAAAAAGAGTAGAAGAAACCGCTGTTGTTAGAGGTATTACAGTAACTCGCATATTAGAAACGAGAGGCTGGTCTATTGATAAGATTATGTATTCTAATCAGGAAACTATTCCTGGAGATACGCAAAGTGACGAAACCTATTGTGGTAAATCTCGTAAGAATACTTTTGGTGACAAGAAATATCCTTTTATGGACTCTAATAAGGTAAGCAAAATTACCTATAAGTTTAGTAAGCCCGTAATAGATGTTGAAGTTTTTTTAGCAGCCTTTGGTTATAGTGGAACACGTAAGTCTGGTGGATGGCAATCTTATCCTCATATAGATGTGGTTAAAATAACAACTAATAAAGGAACGGCAACTTTACACGCACGTTCTACTTGTGGTGAGAATAATTTACTTACTGTCTCTGGTAATGAAATATCATCTATAGACCATAAGACTACCGATGCTAAAATAGGGATTACTTCTACAGAGCCTTTTACAGAGCTTGTGTTACAAGTTATAGAAAAACAACGACAAACAGGTGGTTATGGTTTCTTCGTGGAAATTTGTTTAGCATCTATTATTGCAGATGCAAGTTGTGATACAATGCCTAACGCTCAGTTTGGAAGAGAACAAAATGCAACCGCCACTATGGGAGGAGTAAAGGTAACGCGTTCTTATACAGGCAAGGGTAACTTCTCGAATGCAGGAGAGCCTAGAAGTTCTATTTATTGCCAAAGTAGCTATAGTGGCGATTTACCTTGGGTACTTAATAGTAACAACAATATTAAAACACTTACTTATACTTTTGAAGAGCCTGTAACAGAAGCTGAACTTTGGTTTGTAGGAATGGGAGGCGGAAATGGTATTAGCGCTTATGATAGAGCAAAAGTTAGTGTAGATTGTGGTGATATTACTCTCAGAGAGGCTTTTAGATGTAATGGAAACGATGTAAATGTAACTAATCCAAGTGCTAACAGTCGTCTTATTTCGGTAAAGAACCCTACAAAGGTAACAGATATAGCTTATAAAGTAACTTCTAGTAAACCTTTTACAAAAATAACCATAGAGGACAGTAGTGATGCACAAGCGGCAGGCTATTTAGTAGAGATGTGTCCTACTTCGGTAAAAAAAGCAAATATTATTACAGTAAATACAGCTCTCACAGAGCAAACAGTATGTGATAATACAGGAAATGCTCCTTCTTATCTTGCTAAAGCTACCATTACTCCAGCCTATGCAGGAGGAACGCTTAACTATGAATTACAAGCTAAAAAGAAAGGTAGCACTACTTGGGAAACAATTACAACTAACAATAGTGTGACTAATGACCTTACCTATCAGCCTAGTGTTTTAAAAGCATTAGCTTACAATGAGGCTACAGTAAGGATAAAATATACTTATAGTAATAGTGCAAAATTCTGTGGTGCCCTCACTAAATATTCTAATGAGGTAAAACTGAATGTAAACGCTAGTACTACTATCACAACTCAACCAGCAACTTCAGTAGCTTACTGTAAAGATGCTACACCTACGGCTCTTAGTGTAACAGCTACTGGGCAAGGAACGCTTAGTTATCAATGGTATTCTAATACAACTAATAACAATACGGGAGGATCTCTTATTACGGGAGCTAATGTAGCTACCTATACACCTCCTACTACAACTGCGGGTAGCACTTACTACTACGTAGCAGTTACGGGTACTTGTGGTACAGTAACCAGTACAGTAGCAAGAGTACAAGTACTTACCGCTTCGGATATCATTACTATTAATACTCCTAATTACAATAATATTAACGGTATTTGTAATACAAATAGTACTATAAGTGCTCAGGCTACTATTGCTCCCGATTATAGTAATAAAATTAAAAATTTGGGAGGAGGTAATTTCTTTGCTTACCAATTAGAATATCGTAAAACACCTACCTCTCCTTGGGAAAACTATTACGATCAAGTATATAGCAATAATGCAAATGCTCGGATACGTACTTTCTCTATAAATCCTAATAATACTCCAAGTGGTGCTACTTTTAGGGTAAGATATACAGCTGATATAGTAGGTTTATGTGATAACCTTACGGTATACTCTAATGAGTTCACTTACACTAAACAAGCGGTTACTACTATCACTACTCAGCCAGTAACTCCTACAACTCCTATTTGTAAGGATGCTACAGCTACAGCTCTCAATGTAGTAGCAACGGGTGAAGGCACTCTTGCTTATCAATGGTATTCTAATACAACCAATAACAATACGGGAGGCTCTCTTATTACGGGAGCTAACGTAGCTACCTATACACCTCCTACTACAGCTACGGGCACTACTTATTACTATGCGGTAGTAACTGGTTCTTGTGGCGTAGCTACAAGTACCGTAGCTAAGGTGGATGTACTTACTGTAGCTTTACCTACCCTTATTACCGGTAGTAAAACTCTTTGTCCAACAGCAACTAGTAATGTTGTGTCGTTTGCTAATTATGTAACTGCCCCTACGGATACTACCTTGCTTTGGTACACTGCCCCTACAGCTACTGTTTCAAGCACTACGGCACCTGTTATCAATACTCACGTAACCACTCGCACTACCCAAACGGCTTATGTACGCGCTCTTAGCACTGCGGGCTGTACTAGCGGTATCGTAACCGTTACCTTAATAGTAGACGATACTACTGCTCCTACTTTCACAGCACCTACTCCTTTAAATATAGTGTGCAACTCAACTACGGCTACTACGGCTATCAGCAATTGGCTCGGCACAGCTACCGCCACCGATACTTGTGGTGCGATAGCAACTATTACAAATAACTATAATACTCCTGCTGACCTTTGTACAGTACCAGGCGGTATTATTACAGTTACTTTTGTAGCCAAAGACACTTTTGGTAACACAAAAACAGGTACTTCTACTATTCATTTAGGAGTAACTCCTTTAGTAGTGAAAGACGATACCTTTAACATTCCTGACGGATTAACAACTCAAACCACAATCAGTGTACTTGACAACGATAGTTTAGGAGGTACTAAACCAACAGCTGGAACTGGTGGCACGGTAACTATTACCAATGTAGTGCCTGCTACTCCTATCAACGGTGGTAACGTTCCTGTCTTGAATCCTGAAAACGGTGTGGTAACTATCCCTGCCAATACACCTGCAGGTACTTATACCATTACTTATAAAGAGTGCGAAGCGCTTAATCCAAATAGTAACTGTCAAACAGCTACTGCCGTAATTAAGGTGGGTACACCGACCATTACAGTAGTACCTGACCCAATGACCGTAACACCAAGCACCACCACTCAAACTATCCCAAGTATCTTAAATAACGATAAGATAGGTGGTACAGTAACACCTACGGCTGGCCCTGGTGGTAATGTAACTATGACGGTTACTAACCCAAGTAATCCTGGCAACAAACCTACTCTCGACCCTAATACCGGCGAGGTAACCATTCCAGGTAATACTCCAGCAGGTACTTATACCATTACTTACAGCTATTGTGAGGTCTTGAACCCTACTAACTGTACCGGTACGCAAACCTTGGTGGTAACAGTAGGTGCTGCAACTCTTACTGTACAAGACGATACCTTTAACATTCCTGACGGATTAACAACTCAAACCACAATCAGTGTACTTGACAACGATAGTTTAGGAGGTACTAAACCAACAGCTGGAACTGGTGGCACGGTAACTATTACCAATGTAGTGCCTGCTACTCCTATCAACGGTGGTAACGTTCCTGTCTTGAATCCTGAAAACGGTGTGGTAACTATCCCTGCCAATACACCTGCAGGTACTTATACCATTACTTATAAAGAGTGCGAAGCGCTTAATCCAAATAGTAACTGTCAAACAGCTACTGCCGTAATTAAGGTGGGTACACCGACCATTACAGTAGTACCTGACCCAATGACCGTAACACCAAGCACCACCACTCAAACTATCCCAAGTATCTTAAATAACGATAAGATAGGTGGTACAGTAACACCAACGGCTGGCCCTGGTGGTAATGTAACTATGACGGTTACTAACCCAAGTAATCCTGGCAACAAACCTACTCTCGACCCTAATACCGGCGAGGTAACCATTCCAGGTAATACTCCAGCAGGTAACTATACGATTACCTACAGTTATTGCGAAGTGTTGAACCCTACTAACTGTACCGGTACGCAAACCTTGGTGGTAACAGTAGGTGCTGCAACTCTTACTGTACAAGACGATACCTTTAACATTCCTGACGGATTAACAACTCAAACCACAATCAGTGTACTTGACAACGATAGTTTAGGAGGTACTAAACCAACAGCTGGAACTGGTGGCACGGTAACTATTACCAATGTAGTGCCTGCTACTCCTATCAACGGTGGTAACGTTCCTGTCTTGAATCCTGAAAACGGTGTGGTAACTATCCCTGCCAATACACCTGCAGGTACTTATACCATTACTTATAAAGAGTGCGAAGCGCTTAATCCAAATAGTAACTGTCAAACAGCTACTGCCGTAATTAAGGTGGGTACACCGACCATTACAGTAGTACCTGACCCAATGACCGTAACACCAAGCACCACCACTCAAACTATCCCAAGTATCTTAAATAACGATAAGATAGGTGGTACAGTAACACCAACGGCTGGCCCTGGTGGTAATGTAACTATGACGGTTACTAACCCAAGTAATCCTGGCAACAAACCTACTCTCGACCCTAATACCGGCGAGGTAACCATTCCAGGTAATACTCCAGCAGGTAACTATACGATTACCTACAGTTATTGCGAAGTGTTGAACCCTACTAACTGTACCGGTACGCAAACCTTGGTAGTAACAGTAGGCGCTGCAACTCTTACTGTACAAGACGATACCTTTAACATTCCTGACGGATTAACAACTCAAACCACAATCAGTGTACTTGACAACGATAGTTTAGGAGGTACTAAACCAACAGCTGGAACTGGTGGCACGGTAACTATTACCAATGTAGTGCCTGCTACTCCTATCAACGGTGGTAACGTTCCTGTCTTGAATCCTGAAAACGGTGTGGTAACTATCCCTGCCAATACACCTGCAGGTACTTATACCATTACTTATAAAGAGTGCGAAGCGCTTAATCCAAATAGTAACTGTCAAACAGCTACTGCCGTAATTAAGGTGGGTACACCGACCATTACAGTAGTACCTGACCCAATGACCGTAACACCAAGCACCACCACTCAAACTATCCCAAGTATCTTAAACAACGATAAGATAGGCGGTACAGTAACACCAACGGCTGGCCCTGGTGGTAATGTAACCATGACGGTTACTAACCCAAGTAATCCTGGCAACAAACCTACTCTCGACCCTAATACCGGCGAGGTAACCATTCCAGGTAATACTCCAGCAGGTAACTATACGATTACCTACAGTTATTGCGAAGTGTTGAACCCTACTAACTGTACCGGTACGCAAACCTTGGTAGTAACAGTAGGCGCTGCAACTCTTACTGTACAAGACGATACCTTTAACATTCCTGACGGATTAACAACTCAAACCACAATCAGTGTACTTGACAACGATAGTTTAGGAGGTACTAAACCAACAGCTGGAACTGGTGGCACGGTAACTATTACCAATGTAGTGCCTGCTACTCCTATCAACGGTGGTAACGTTCCTGTCTTGAATCCTGAAAACGGTGTGGTAACTATCCCTGCCAATACACCTGCAGGTACTTATACCATTACTTATAAAGAGTGCGAAGCGCTTAATCCAAATAGTAACTGTCAAACAGCTACTGCCGTAATTAAGGTGGGTACACCGACCATTACAGTAGTACCTGACCCAATGACCGTAACACCAAGCACCACCACTCAAACTATCCCAAGTATCTTAAATAACGATAAGATAGGTGGTACAGTAACACCAACGGCTGGCCCTGGTGGTAATGTAACTATGACGGTTACTAACCCAAGTAATCCTGGCAACAAACCTACTCTCGACCCTAATACCGGCGAGGTAACCATTCCAGGTAATACTCCAGCAGGTACTTATACCATTACTTACAGCTATTGTGAGGTCTTGAACCCTACTAACTGTACCGGTACGCAAACCTTGGTGGTAACAGTAGGTGCTGCAACTCTTACTGTACAAGACGATACCTTTAACATTCCTGACGGATTAACAACTCAAACCACAATCAGTGTACTTGACAACGATAGTTTAGGAGGTACTAAACCAACAGCTGGAAATGGTGGCACGGTAACGATTACCAATGTAGTGCCTGCTACTCCTATCAACGGTGGTAACGTTCCTGTCTTGAATCCTGAAAACGGTGTGGTAACTATCCCTGCCAATACACCTGCAGGTACTTATACCATTACTTATAAAGAGTGCGAAGCGCTTAATCCAAATAGTAACTGTCAAACAGCTACTGCCGTAATTAAGGTGGGTACACCGACCATTACAGTAGTACCTGACCCAATGACCGTAACACCAAGCACCACCACTCAAACTATCCCAAGTATCTTAAACAACGATAAGATAGGCGGTACAGTAACACCAACGGCTGGCCCTGGTGGTAATGTAACTATGACGGTTACTAACCCAAGTAATCCTGGCAACAAACCTACTCTCGACCCTAATACCGGCGAGGTAACCATTCCAGGTAATACTCCAGCAGGTACTTATACCATTACTTACAGCTATTGTGAGGTCTTGAACCCTACTAACTGTACCGGTACGCAAACCTTGGTAGTAACAGTAGTGGGAACAGCAACACCTACACCTACTCCGGTAGCGGTAGACGATAGGGTTTCTACAGCGTTGAATACTCCTGTAAATATTGCCGTGTTAGCGAACGATACCCTCAACGGAGCAACTACTCCTAATGTAGTAACTCAACCTGCAAACGGTACAGTAGTTGTAAATGCCGATAATACGGTAGAATACAGACCTCACACAGGCTTTGTAGGAACCGATACTTTTGTGTATGAAATCTGTAACTCGGCAGGCTGTAGCAGTGCTACTGTAACGGTTGATATAGTGAACAAGCTCATACCTTACAACGGTATGTCAGTAAATGGCGATGGTAAAAACGACCACTTCCATATTGGTGGTATAGAAAACTATCCGAACAATGTGGTACGTATCTACAACCGTTGGGGCGTGAAAGTATTTGAGGTAAGTGGCTACGACAACGTAACCCGCGTGTTTAGAGGTATCTCCGACGGTCGTGTGACAGTAGAAGCTGCCGATAAACTCCCACAAGGTACTTACTATTATGTGATTGAATACTACGATCAGAATAATAATAAACAATCTGAAGTAGGCTGGTTATATATCAAAAAATAG
- a CDS encoding bile acid:sodium symporter family protein — protein sequence MFIDYLLSAVLMLITFAIGSSLRFSDFENIFKKSKPLYLGLFLQMVFLPICAFIIAEFSNLPPAEKVGLIIVSICPGGTTSNFISYLIKADTALAVALTAINSLLILFTIPVLSNWAAAVFMGGHTEVSLPIFNMVWEVAKIIIIPALLGLLFNRFFPNVSLKIRFPLKVTNTILLGIVFFIKFFGDEQSGGSGISVDEIIRLLPATLLMHLSAMTLSYFIALKSFKLPGVQATTISIEVGLQNTALAILVAGTLMGNTDMTKPALVYAIFSFFTTFIFALITIRIRR from the coding sequence ATGTTTATAGATTACCTCCTTTCGGCAGTGCTTATGCTTATCACCTTTGCGATAGGCAGTTCGTTGCGCTTCTCCGATTTCGAAAACATATTCAAAAAATCAAAGCCCTTGTACTTAGGGCTTTTCTTGCAGATGGTCTTCTTGCCTATCTGTGCTTTTATCATTGCCGAGTTTTCTAATTTACCCCCTGCCGAAAAAGTAGGGCTCATCATCGTATCAATATGTCCTGGGGGTACTACCTCCAATTTCATTAGTTATCTCATCAAAGCCGATACCGCTTTGGCAGTAGCTCTTACTGCAATCAATAGCTTGCTCATACTGTTTACCATTCCGGTGCTGTCTAATTGGGCAGCAGCTGTTTTTATGGGGGGTCATACCGAAGTGTCGCTCCCTATATTTAATATGGTCTGGGAAGTAGCCAAAATCATTATAATACCAGCTTTATTGGGCTTACTCTTCAACCGGTTTTTCCCTAATGTATCTCTTAAGATCCGTTTTCCTTTAAAAGTAACTAATACCATATTGTTGGGAATTGTATTCTTTATCAAGTTTTTCGGTGATGAACAATCAGGAGGAAGTGGTATTTCAGTAGATGAAATAATCCGACTCTTGCCTGCTACGCTCCTAATGCACCTCAGCGCGATGACACTTAGTTATTTTATAGCTCTGAAATCTTTTAAATTACCGGGCGTTCAAGCAACGACTATCAGTATAGAAGTAGGTCTACAAAACACTGCTTTGGCGATATTGGTAGCAGGCACCCTTATGGGCAATACCGATATGACCAAACCTGCCCTTGTGTATGCCATATTTTCCTTTTTCACCACTTTTATCTTTGCCCTTATTACCATCAGAATTAGAAGATAA